The Solirubrobacter pauli sequence GCACCCCGAGGCTCCCGCCCTCAGGCATGCACCCTGGTCTTCGCACCCTGAGACGGTCTCAAGGTGCACCGGTAGTCGCGCGGAGCAACTGGGGATTGGAAAACAACTGTGCGGTTGTACAGTTGTTGTTATGACCGAGGCCGTTCCCATCCCTCACCCGCTTCCGGAAGCGCTCGTGGAGCTGATCGCGCAGCGCTTCCGCGTGATCGGAGAGCCCATGCGCATCCGCCTCCTCGATGCGCTGCGCGACGGGCCGATGACCATCGCCGAGCTCACCGACGTGCTCGGCGCGTCCCAGCAGAACGTCTCCAAGCACGTCGGCGTGCTGGCGCAGGCGGGCATCCTCGCCCGCACCAAGGACGGCAATCGCGTCCGTTGCTCGATCGCCGACGACTCGATCTTCGAGCTCTGCGAGCTGGTGTGCG is a genomic window containing:
- a CDS encoding ArsR/SmtB family transcription factor → MTEAVPIPHPLPEALVELIAQRFRVIGEPMRIRLLDALRDGPMTIAELTDVLGASQQNVSKHVGVLAQAGILARTKDGNRVRCSIADDSIFELCELVCGGLRQQVAGLDRLLAGDAT